Proteins encoded within one genomic window of Argiope bruennichi chromosome 7, qqArgBrue1.1, whole genome shotgun sequence:
- the LOC129975242 gene encoding chondroadherin-like protein has protein sequence MDPRSIFILLFLPIALAFTPSVHFIDESSKNPLCDLGCKCPEQEQNLEFLDCSRRGMSKLPDFLQFDAPLTSINFQNNHISSLAMRTFARGDSIEELDLSLNNISKIENFSFAAFRNLVKLRLSHNFLLEVAPGLLDGLSNLRVLEIGHNLIQHLNFTAFRATPELQELRLQYNPLFNLPEELFQFLPMLERLDLQDTGLVRLPSEIFKPTPYLTWLSLSSNAFETVPEEALSRAILLESLDLSGNDFTSLDRGNFRHLTRVSLLYLNNLPRLTRIEKDALIGMPSLKTFSCSYNPNLMYVDEGAFGSENSTISRVKTTPHDKLYLRQNALRTLQSPLKMESWSALSFVDLADNPWRCDCMILWMKQLRIETQMNIVCDSPLHLRGRPLSTIDVTELKCQGRWTLTAFILSISAMAVFGLIIITASSIVCSRTRLGLYVRAKKQFSYAKVKPKTETVDLEWDPSADI, from the exons AACAAAATTTGGAGTTCCTTGACTGCAGTCGAAGAGGCATGTCCAAGTTACCAGATTTCCTTCAATTTGACGCTCCTCTGACGTCCATCAATTTCCAGAACAACCACATCAGCTCACTCGCAATGAGAACTTTCGCCAGAGGGGACAGCATCGAGGAGCTTGACCTGTCCCTTAACAACATCAGCAAAATTGAAAACTTCTCATTTGCGGCCTTCAGAAATTTAGTGAAATTGAGGCTTTCTCATAATTTTCTGTTAGAAGTTGCGCCAGGACTTCTAGACGGTCTCTCCAATTTGAGAGTACTTGAAATAGGACACAATCTTATTCAGCATCTGAATTTCACAGCTTTTCGAGCGACGCCGGAGCTACAAGAACTCAGATTGCAGTATAACCCCCTTTTCAATCTTCCAGAAGAGTTATTCCA GTTTCTGCCGATGTTGGAGAGACTGGACCTTCAGGACACGGGACTGGTAAGATTACCCAGCGAAATCTTCAAACCCACTCCGTATCTTACATGGCTGTCACTGTCTAGCAATGCTTTTGAAACCGTACCAGAAGAAGCTCTGTCTCGAGCAATTCTGCTAGAGAGTCTGGATCTCAGTGGCAATGATTTTACAAGTTTGG atcGGGGGAACTTCCGCCACCTGACAAGAGTGTCTCTGTTGTATTTGAACAATTTACCTCGACTCACACGGATCGAAAAAGATGCTTTGATTGGCATGCCATCTCTCAAAACTTTCTCCTGCAGCTACAACCCAAACCTGATGTATGTAGATGAAGGTGCTTTTGGAAGTGAAAACTCTACGATTTCAAGAGTGAAAACTACGCCTCATGATAAGCTATATCTGCGACAGAATGCATTGAG aacttTACAATCCCCTCTTAAGATGGAATCTTGGTCAGCTTTGAGTTTCGTTGATTTAGCAGATAATCCTTGGAGATGTGACTGCATGATTTTATGGATGAAGCAGCTGAGAATCGAGACACAAATGAATATAGT GTGTGACAGCCCACTACATTTACGAGGTCGACCTCTCAGTACCATTGACGTAACGGAGTTGAAATGCCAGGGCAGGTGGACTCTCACAGCTTTCATCCTCAGCATCTCCGCGATGGCTGTGTTTGGACTGATCATTATAACCGCTTCGTCTATAGTGTGTTCCAGGACGCGCCTTGGTTTGTATGTTCGAGCCAAGAAACAGTTTTCGTACGCCAAAGTGAAGCCCAAGACAGAAACTGTGGATCTAGAATGGGATCCCTCTGCtgacatatga